In one Neobacillus sp. CF12 genomic region, the following are encoded:
- a CDS encoding LysR family transcriptional regulator: MNLLQLEYVIEVAKTSSLIKAAENLHISPSGISKAISNLEMELQIKIFNRSRLGAELTEEGKFIVSKAQEIRLKVDDITIFAHQCLHPETVNISITANTNAMFIVPSALVTYKKNYPYSQIEIFEKKPHAILSDVKTDKTDFGITIFTDEIVASNPELEFETILEGGTVICASKNSPLAFLQNIQVEDLVHQSVILSEDPISNEFVNDLFTYVPDMNILLTTNNVNVISEAVSEGLGIVFAMDLFLNKDTNIQNGSIVTIPFMHPHSHRFSFGIVRSKRKKLSEHGKQFIKAFKQNLP, translated from the coding sequence ATGAATTTACTACAATTGGAGTATGTAATTGAGGTTGCTAAAACAAGCTCACTAATAAAAGCCGCTGAGAATCTTCATATTTCTCCGTCCGGTATTAGTAAAGCCATTTCCAATCTAGAAATGGAACTTCAAATAAAGATTTTTAATCGTTCGAGATTGGGGGCTGAGCTTACAGAAGAAGGTAAATTTATTGTCAGTAAAGCACAGGAAATTAGACTCAAAGTAGATGATATAACCATTTTTGCGCATCAGTGTCTCCATCCCGAAACAGTCAATATATCTATAACTGCCAATACTAACGCTATGTTTATTGTCCCTAGCGCGCTTGTTACATATAAAAAAAATTATCCTTATAGTCAAATAGAAATTTTTGAAAAAAAACCACATGCTATCTTGTCTGACGTAAAAACAGATAAGACTGATTTTGGTATTACAATATTTACTGATGAAATTGTAGCTTCTAATCCAGAATTGGAATTTGAAACAATTCTAGAAGGGGGTACGGTAATTTGTGCAAGCAAAAATTCTCCACTTGCCTTTTTGCAAAATATTCAAGTTGAGGACCTAGTTCATCAATCTGTCATTCTTTCGGAAGATCCTATTAGTAACGAGTTTGTAAATGATTTATTTACATATGTTCCTGATATGAATATATTATTGACAACAAACAATGTGAACGTTATTTCCGAAGCAGTATCAGAGGGATTGGGAATTGTTTTTGCAATGGATTTATTTTTAAACAAGGATACTAATATACAAAATGGAAGTATTGTTACAATTCCATTTATGCATCCACATTCACATCGCTTTTCCTTTGGAATCGTTCGATCAAAGCGCAAGAAATTATCTGAACACGGCAAACAATTTATTAAAGCATTTAAACAAAATCTCCCTTAA
- a CDS encoding 2,4'-dihydroxyacetophenone dioxygenase family protein, with the protein MSYPLLETVYMNPEELPWIPWVEGVELKILKVNPINGQFFTLTKGSKGAVLPPHFHHGTVIVYTIQGAWHYDGEEWIAKAGDVIFEPAGSLHQPLMLSEEDVIILSILDGLLDFQDTEGNTLFKLNWLSALDMYKEHCDVHGLELKDLTKF; encoded by the coding sequence ATGTCATATCCATTGTTAGAAACAGTTTACATGAACCCAGAAGAATTACCATGGATTCCATGGGTAGAAGGTGTTGAACTCAAGATTCTTAAAGTTAACCCCATTAACGGTCAATTTTTTACTTTAACAAAAGGTTCAAAAGGTGCTGTACTACCACCACATTTTCACCACGGCACAGTTATTGTATATACAATTCAAGGTGCATGGCACTATGATGGTGAAGAATGGATTGCTAAAGCAGGAGATGTTATTTTTGAACCAGCAGGATCACTTCATCAACCATTAATGCTAAGTGAAGAAGATGTTATTATTTTAAGTATTCTAGATGGTTTATTAGATTTCCAAGACACTGAAGGTAACACACTTTTCAAACTAAATTGGCTGTCTGCTCTAGATATGTATAAAGAACATTGTGATGTGCATGGATTAGAACTTAAGGATTTAACAAAATTTTAA
- a CDS encoding formylglycine-generating enzyme family protein: protein MELEKMNGCCSPNKRKSPLSQNSGKSVVKSCHKITNKNMIYLSGGEFLMGTDDPEGYIADGEGPIRKIKVNPFYIDACTVTNSQFEEFVCDTGYRTEAEIYCWSFVFHSLVSCETRMKVTQLVHQTPWWLVVEGANWRHPEGPDSTLEDRMDHPVIHVSWNDALAYCNWAGKRLPTEAEWEYAARGGLEQKKYAWGDELLPNGQHYANIWQGQFPNENQVLDGYKGTAPALSFPPNNYGLYNVSGNVWEWCSDWFSPTYHVNGTKENPKGIPNGTSKVIRGGSYLCHESYCNRYRVAARSSNTSDSSTGNMGFRCAKDA, encoded by the coding sequence ATGGAACTAGAAAAAATGAACGGGTGCTGTTCTCCAAATAAACGAAAATCACCCTTATCTCAGAACTCAGGAAAAAGTGTTGTTAAAAGCTGTCATAAAATCACTAACAAAAATATGATTTACCTATCCGGTGGAGAATTTTTAATGGGAACGGATGACCCTGAAGGATATATAGCTGATGGTGAAGGACCTATACGTAAAATAAAAGTGAATCCTTTCTATATAGACGCTTGTACCGTAACTAATTCTCAGTTTGAAGAATTTGTATGTGATACAGGGTATAGAACAGAGGCAGAAATATACTGCTGGTCCTTTGTCTTTCATTCTCTTGTGTCATGTGAAACACGAATGAAAGTTACACAACTTGTTCATCAAACTCCTTGGTGGCTAGTTGTAGAAGGAGCAAACTGGAGGCATCCTGAAGGGCCAGATTCAACACTTGAAGATAGAATGGATCATCCTGTAATTCATGTATCATGGAATGACGCTTTAGCATATTGTAATTGGGCTGGGAAAAGGCTGCCGACTGAGGCTGAGTGGGAATATGCTGCTCGGGGTGGTTTAGAACAAAAAAAATACGCTTGGGGTGACGAATTACTCCCAAACGGTCAACATTATGCAAATATTTGGCAGGGTCAGTTCCCAAATGAAAATCAAGTTTTAGATGGTTATAAAGGAACAGCTCCAGCCCTTTCATTTCCACCTAATAATTATGGCTTATATAATGTTTCAGGAAATGTCTGGGAATGGTGTTCTGATTGGTTCAGTCCAACCTATCATGTAAATGGTACGAAAGAAAATCCTAAAGGTATACCGAATGGAACGTCAAAGGTAATTCGTGGAGGCTCCTATCTCTGTCATGAATCTTACTGTAATCGTTATCGAGTAGCTGCCCGTAGTTCCAATACATCCGACAGTTCTACTGGAAATATGGGATTTCGATGCGCTAAAGATGCTTAA
- a CDS encoding SDR family NAD(P)-dependent oxidoreductase, with amino-acid sequence MSHYESILITGGASGLGLGVAKHYSKNKNAHIFLIDINPSNLENAKKVCEEFGATIHTKIANVMDEEAMETVIYECDGIRPLDLIIANAAGQRPGSTSRTEEIPEDIMWATKICVNGVANTVFPALGLMKSRGKGHIVMTSSAASFVGLWGLPGYAAAKMWVRRLAEMLPTSYPELTFTAIAPGAVKTPLWIASNIDPNTGELKAGGQKLHPLSVEEGVEYYIKGIESKEIFYAFPPQLSEQLALAEKLPYEEKMNLIKSFAN; translated from the coding sequence ATGAGTCATTATGAATCTATTTTAATTACAGGTGGAGCAAGTGGATTAGGTTTAGGGGTAGCGAAGCATTATAGTAAAAATAAAAATGCACATATATTTTTAATAGATATAAATCCTTCAAATTTGGAAAATGCTAAAAAAGTATGTGAAGAGTTTGGAGCTACCATTCATACTAAAATTGCGAATGTTATGGATGAGGAAGCTATGGAAACAGTAATATATGAATGCGATGGAATTAGACCACTTGACTTAATTATTGCAAATGCTGCTGGACAAAGACCAGGAAGTACAAGCAGAACAGAAGAAATTCCTGAAGATATTATGTGGGCTACCAAAATTTGTGTAAATGGTGTCGCAAATACGGTTTTTCCAGCTTTAGGGTTAATGAAATCTAGAGGAAAAGGACATATTGTCATGACATCTTCTGCGGCTTCTTTTGTAGGTTTATGGGGTTTACCTGGGTATGCAGCAGCAAAAATGTGGGTACGTCGTTTAGCTGAAATGTTGCCAACATCCTACCCAGAATTAACCTTTACAGCTATTGCACCTGGAGCAGTAAAAACACCGTTATGGATTGCTTCCAACATTGATCCAAATACAGGAGAATTAAAAGCAGGCGGGCAGAAATTGCATCCATTAAGTGTTGAAGAAGGAGTAGAGTACTACATTAAAGGAATTGAGAGCAAAGAAATATTTTATGCCTTCCCACCACAATTAAGTGAGCAATTAGCATTGGCTGAAAAACTTCCATATGAAGAAAAAATGAACTTAATTAAGAGTTTTGCCAATTAA
- a CDS encoding arylsulfatase has protein sequence MKNNIVYIVLDDMGFSDLGCYGSEIKTPNIDRLAQNGLSYNNFHVTPLCSPTRASLLTGRNHHSVGMGLLSNFDLGPDVPGSRGKISSSAGTVAEILKENDYSTFAVGKWHLTPTYEETPAGPFQNWPLGKGFDRYYGFLEGMTDQYNPSLVYDNHNVEPPKKPDYHLSEDLVDHSIKFISDHASIFPEKPFFMYLAFGAQHSPHQVSQSYIDMYKGTYNKGWDRIREERLERQKSLGIVPNDTELTERNPGVKEWGNLTPDEKRLFERFQETYAGFLTHTDEQIGRFVDFLDAIGQLDNTMIVFLSDNGASQEGEFDGILEQTSYFNGIPTTAESILPLIDEIGGPNTQPNYPRGWAQVSNTPFKLYKQTTFDGGIHVPLIYHFPNRIKDVGTIRNQFHHVIDVTPTVLDLAGISPPEEIKGIKQMPLHGVSMEYTFDEPKVQTRRETQYFLMVAQRAIWHEGWKAISFHTKGTPFEDDQWNLYNTNNDFSQTNDLAAKFPEKLAELQDIWFREAEEYGALPMVDKSIELFAYVSPDDKVRSRTEFTYYPGMSHNLAAPPIFNCSYTITVPIERPSKDSEGVLIAHGNQYSGYTLYIQNNRLFYEYNYVGNVYKIESNLEVPVGKSTVHYDFSKTGLLQGKGSLFIDNHQVGEVDLPRTLPFFISIEGLDVGRDAYLPVSKNYADMGDFAFSGNFQKVEFILQKD, from the coding sequence ATGAAAAACAATATTGTATACATTGTCCTTGATGACATGGGTTTTTCTGACCTAGGCTGCTACGGTTCGGAAATTAAGACACCTAATATCGATCGTTTAGCACAAAATGGATTGAGCTATAATAACTTCCATGTTACACCTCTTTGTTCCCCCACGAGAGCAAGCTTACTGACCGGTCGAAATCACCATTCTGTAGGAATGGGGCTTCTTTCTAATTTCGATTTAGGTCCTGATGTACCTGGTTCACGCGGTAAAATCAGCTCTTCAGCAGGAACAGTAGCGGAAATTTTAAAGGAAAATGATTATAGTACTTTTGCTGTAGGAAAATGGCATTTAACACCTACATATGAAGAAACACCGGCTGGTCCTTTTCAAAACTGGCCGTTAGGAAAAGGTTTTGATCGATATTATGGATTTTTAGAAGGTATGACAGATCAATATAATCCTAGTTTAGTTTACGATAATCATAATGTGGAGCCTCCAAAGAAGCCTGATTATCATCTTTCAGAGGATCTTGTTGACCATTCAATTAAGTTTATTTCTGATCATGCTTCAATTTTTCCAGAGAAACCGTTCTTCATGTATCTTGCCTTTGGAGCACAGCATTCACCGCACCAAGTCTCCCAAAGTTATATCGATATGTACAAAGGAACATATAACAAAGGATGGGATCGAATAAGAGAAGAAAGGCTTGAACGTCAAAAATCATTAGGAATTGTCCCAAATGATACAGAGCTTACGGAACGCAACCCTGGTGTTAAGGAATGGGGTAATCTTACTCCTGATGAAAAGCGTCTATTCGAAAGATTTCAAGAGACATATGCGGGATTTCTCACTCACACAGATGAACAAATTGGTAGATTCGTTGACTTTCTAGATGCTATAGGTCAATTGGATAATACGATGATTGTATTTCTTTCTGATAATGGCGCCAGCCAGGAGGGAGAGTTTGACGGAATTCTTGAGCAAACTTCTTATTTTAACGGAATTCCAACAACTGCAGAAAGTATTCTACCGTTAATAGACGAAATTGGAGGACCAAATACACAACCTAACTATCCTCGTGGATGGGCTCAAGTAAGTAATACACCTTTTAAATTATATAAGCAAACAACATTCGACGGAGGAATTCATGTTCCCTTGATTTATCATTTTCCAAATCGAATCAAAGATGTTGGGACTATTCGTAATCAGTTCCATCATGTTATTGATGTCACCCCGACAGTTCTGGACTTAGCTGGAATTAGTCCTCCTGAAGAAATCAAGGGTATTAAGCAAATGCCGTTGCATGGTGTAAGCATGGAGTATACATTTGATGAACCAAAAGTTCAGACAAGGCGGGAAACTCAATACTTCCTTATGGTAGCTCAGCGTGCAATTTGGCATGAAGGTTGGAAGGCAATCTCTTTTCATACGAAAGGAACACCATTTGAAGATGATCAATGGAACTTGTATAACACTAACAATGATTTTTCTCAAACAAATGATTTAGCTGCAAAATTCCCAGAGAAACTAGCTGAATTACAAGATATCTGGTTTAGAGAAGCTGAGGAATATGGTGCTCTTCCAATGGTCGATAAATCGATTGAATTATTTGCTTACGTCTCCCCTGATGATAAGGTAAGATCTCGTACAGAGTTTACGTATTATCCAGGCATGAGCCATAATCTAGCAGCGCCGCCTATTTTTAACTGTTCTTACACGATCACTGTACCGATAGAACGTCCAAGTAAAGACAGCGAGGGTGTATTAATTGCTCACGGAAATCAATACAGTGGATATACATTGTATATTCAAAATAACCGTTTATTTTATGAGTATAATTATGTTGGGAATGTCTATAAAATCGAATCCAATCTAGAGGTCCCAGTTGGAAAATCAACGGTACATTATGATTTTTCAAAAACAGGTCTGTTACAAGGGAAAGGAAGTCTTTTTATCGATAATCATCAGGTTGGAGAAGTTGATTTGCCAAGAACCTTACCATTTTTTATTTCGATTGAGGGGTTAGATGTGGGACGAGATGCATATTTACCTGTAAGTAAAAACTATGCTGACATGGGAGACTTCGCATTTTCAGGGAACTTTCAAAAGGTCGAGTTTATTTTGCAAAAAGATTAG
- a CDS encoding DUF202 domain-containing protein: MEALTKMQELHGESVKYAQQHLANERTFLAWIRTAISITGVGFLTTSLNFTIKFSSNKYINLIVIFLGIYACVVGFITGVLSTIQYSKKRKEIQKGIYIPANKSIVFVSLLFSLLIFMIFMYLSFLLFTK, translated from the coding sequence ATGGAAGCTTTAACAAAGATGCAAGAATTACATGGAGAAAGCGTGAAATATGCACAACAGCATTTAGCTAATGAAAGAACATTTTTAGCCTGGATAAGGACGGCAATATCTATCACAGGAGTGGGATTCTTAACAACATCTTTGAATTTTACGATTAAGTTTAGTTCAAATAAGTATATTAATCTAATAGTAATCTTTCTTGGCATCTACGCATGTGTAGTTGGCTTTATTACAGGTGTTTTATCAACCATTCAATATTCAAAGAAAAGAAAAGAAATTCAAAAAGGCATCTATATTCCTGCTAACAAATCTATTGTTTTTGTTTCTTTACTATTTTCACTATTAATATTCATGATTTTTATGTATCTTTCTTTTTTATTATTCACGAAATAG
- a CDS encoding SDR family oxidoreductase — MFSLKGKVAVITGGGSGIGLATVRRFYQAGATVVVADLSDETKLAQEIDGLYIKTDVSIENEVQFLLEKTVEKYGHIDILFNNAGIGRGIGMMSDAESVDYEVSFKVNTMGVLYGLKHGSVYLSDGGVIINSASVAGLQGVPTYGPYVASKHAVIGITKTAALELSLRNIRVNCICPGTIDTPMVQNNTAQKAINNYVTPLGRNGLPEEVAALVHFLSSDDAKFITGQAIAVDGGITAGTSLGIWSGLAALSN; from the coding sequence ATGTTTTCACTTAAAGGTAAAGTTGCAGTAATTACTGGTGGAGGTTCAGGCATTGGGCTCGCTACTGTAAGACGCTTTTATCAGGCCGGAGCTACAGTTGTAGTCGCTGATCTTTCAGACGAAACAAAACTAGCTCAAGAAATTGATGGATTATATATTAAAACAGATGTTTCAATAGAAAATGAAGTACAATTTTTACTAGAAAAAACCGTTGAGAAATATGGTCATATTGATATTCTCTTTAATAATGCGGGTATCGGTAGAGGCATAGGCATGATGTCAGATGCTGAATCAGTAGATTATGAAGTATCTTTTAAAGTAAACACGATGGGTGTGTTGTATGGGCTAAAACATGGATCTGTTTACTTAAGTGATGGAGGCGTAATTATTAATTCTGCATCTGTTGCAGGTTTACAAGGAGTGCCAACATATGGACCATATGTTGCATCAAAGCACGCTGTTATAGGTATAACAAAAACTGCTGCACTAGAGTTAAGCTTACGAAATATTCGCGTAAACTGCATTTGTCCTGGAACAATCGATACGCCAATGGTGCAAAATAATACTGCTCAAAAAGCAATTAATAACTATGTTACACCACTTGGTCGTAATGGTTTACCTGAAGAAGTAGCTGCGCTTGTTCACTTCTTAAGCTCCGACGATGCAAAATTTATTACAGGACAAGCTATTGCTGTTGATGGAGGAATTACTGCTGGTACTTCATTAGGTATTTGGTCTGGGTTAGCTGCATTATCTAACTAA